From a region of the Cognatiyoonia koreensis genome:
- a CDS encoding cytochrome c oxidase subunit 3 yields the protein MAHEKNHDYHILNPSIWPLLGSVGAFFMLFGAVLWMPKQGGGPYMFLIGLALVLYVMYAWWSDVVEESKVGDHTPVVRIGLKYGFIMFIMSEVMFFAAWFWSFFKHAMYPMSPNSPAVDGVWPPAGIETFDPWHLPLINTLILLCSGAAATWAHHALVHENNREDMKWGLIIAIGLGVIFTGFQAYEYSHAAFSFSGNIYGANFFMATGFHGFHVIIGTIFLAVCLARLQAGHFTPEKHVGFEAAAWYWHFVDVVWLFLFAAVYVWGG from the coding sequence ATGGCACATGAAAAGAACCACGATTATCACATTCTGAACCCCTCGATCTGGCCGCTTCTCGGTTCGGTCGGCGCGTTCTTCATGTTGTTTGGCGCCGTTCTCTGGATGCCAAAACAGGGCGGCGGTCCCTACATGTTCCTTATCGGCCTCGCGCTCGTGCTTTACGTGATGTACGCGTGGTGGTCCGACGTGGTCGAGGAAAGCAAAGTGGGCGATCACACGCCTGTGGTGCGCATCGGCCTGAAGTACGGGTTCATCATGTTCATCATGTCCGAAGTCATGTTCTTTGCGGCATGGTTCTGGTCCTTCTTCAAGCACGCCATGTACCCGATGAGCCCGAACAGCCCGGCAGTCGATGGTGTCTGGCCGCCGGCAGGGATCGAAACCTTCGACCCATGGCACCTGCCACTGATCAACACGCTGATCTTGCTGTGTTCGGGTGCGGCGGCAACTTGGGCGCACCACGCGCTTGTGCACGAAAACAACCGCGAAGACATGAAATGGGGCCTGATCATCGCGATCGGACTCGGTGTGATCTTCACCGGCTTTCAGGCCTACGAATACAGCCACGCGGCGTTCAGCTTTTCGGGCAATATCTATGGCGCGAACTTCTTTATGGCGACGGGCTTCCATGGCTTCCACGTAATCATCGGGACGATCTTCCTGGCAGTGTGCCTCGCACGTCTGCAGGCCGGTCACTTCACCCCGGAAAAGCACGTCGGGTTTGAAGCAGCCGCATGGTACTGGCACTTCGTTGATGTTGTCTGGCTGTTCCTCTTTGCCGCCGTCTACGTCTGGGGCGGCTAA
- a CDS encoding SURF1 family protein has translation MRNIIFPLILGIGGCAILLYLGIWQLQRLEWKETILADIDARLAADPVALPLSVSRANDNYRGVYVVGRPTGEELHVLVSGTEAGTGFRTISKFEMQSGGAILVDLGLLPLDAKDAAPRTDLTEIAGNLIWPDDKNSSTPAPDIAANTWFARDVIAMSQALDTLPIMVVANTSTAQDPRLTPLPINSASIKNDHWEYAITWFLLAIVWAAMTIYLIFRTRQKDAT, from the coding sequence TTGCGCAACATCATCTTCCCCCTCATCCTTGGCATCGGCGGATGTGCAATCCTCCTTTACCTTGGCATCTGGCAGCTGCAGCGGCTGGAATGGAAAGAGACGATCCTTGCAGATATCGACGCCCGGCTTGCCGCTGATCCGGTGGCATTGCCGCTCTCGGTGTCGCGGGCAAACGACAACTATCGCGGGGTCTATGTGGTCGGGCGTCCGACGGGCGAAGAACTGCATGTGCTTGTGTCGGGCACGGAAGCGGGAACAGGTTTCCGGACCATCTCGAAATTCGAAATGCAATCGGGCGGCGCGATTCTCGTCGATCTGGGGCTGCTGCCGCTGGATGCGAAAGACGCCGCCCCGCGCACGGACCTGACGGAAATCGCTGGTAACCTGATCTGGCCGGACGATAAGAACAGCTCCACGCCCGCCCCCGACATCGCAGCAAACACATGGTTTGCCCGCGACGTGATCGCCATGTCGCAGGCACTGGACACACTGCCGATCATGGTTGTCGCCAACACCAGCACGGCACAGGATCCGCGTCTGACACCGCTGCCGATCAACAGTGCCAGCATCAAGAACGACCACTGGGAATACGCAATCACGTGGTTCCTGCTGGCAATCGTCTGGGCGGCCATGACGATCTACCTGATCTTCCGCACACGGCAAAAGGACGCCACCTGA
- the thrC gene encoding threonine synthase produces the protein MRYISTRGKAPVLTFEEAMLTGLARDGGLYVPETIPTLTQGQIAAMAGQSYEDIAFAVMRPFIGDTFTDAEFKTLITKAYAGFGHAARAPLVQLDSNHFLLELFHGPTLAFKDFAMQIIGQMFEAALTRSGKRVTIVGATSGDTGSAAIEAFRGLDAVDVFILYPHNRVSEVQRRQMTTPTEDNVHAIAVDGDFDDCQAAVKDMFNDFAFREEVSLAGVNSINWGRVLAQVVYYFSSAVSLGAPGRDISYTVPTGNFGDIFAGYIAKQMGLPIKDLIVATNRNDILHRTLETGAYTKEGVTPTISPSMDIQVSSNFERALFYAYDQDGGTVAGQMEDLKSGGFTISQGAYQALKETYKSGRASEKETATAIKTYVAKHGELLCPHSAVGVHVAEAHQGSTPMVTLATAHPAKFPAAVEAATNIHPPLPPRMADLYERSERITRVANDLSAIQTIIRDRIN, from the coding sequence ATGCGCTATATCTCCACGCGTGGCAAAGCCCCCGTTCTGACATTCGAAGAGGCAATGCTGACCGGCCTTGCCCGCGATGGTGGGCTTTACGTGCCCGAAACCATCCCGACGCTGACACAGGGTCAGATCGCCGCGATGGCGGGGCAATCCTATGAGGACATCGCATTCGCCGTGATGCGCCCCTTTATCGGCGACACCTTCACCGACGCTGAATTCAAAACACTTATCACGAAAGCCTACGCCGGTTTCGGCCATGCCGCCCGCGCACCGCTCGTGCAGTTGGACAGCAATCACTTCCTGCTCGAACTCTTTCACGGGCCGACGCTGGCGTTCAAAGACTTCGCCATGCAGATCATCGGGCAGATGTTCGAAGCCGCACTGACGCGCTCTGGCAAGCGGGTGACAATCGTGGGGGCAACGTCAGGCGATACCGGGTCCGCCGCGATCGAGGCGTTCCGCGGGCTTGATGCGGTCGACGTCTTCATCCTCTACCCGCACAACCGGGTGTCAGAGGTGCAGCGCCGGCAAATGACGACACCGACCGAAGACAACGTGCACGCCATCGCCGTGGACGGGGACTTTGACGACTGCCAGGCGGCCGTCAAGGACATGTTCAACGATTTCGCCTTCCGTGAAGAGGTCTCGCTCGCTGGCGTCAATTCGATCAACTGGGGGCGGGTGCTGGCGCAGGTGGTCTATTACTTCTCATCCGCGGTATCGCTCGGCGCTCCGGGTCGTGACATCAGCTATACGGTGCCGACAGGCAACTTTGGCGACATCTTTGCGGGCTACATCGCCAAACAGATGGGACTGCCAATCAAGGATCTGATCGTCGCCACAAACCGCAACGATATCCTGCACCGCACGCTGGAAACCGGGGCCTATACCAAGGAAGGTGTCACGCCAACGATCAGCCCGTCGATGGACATCCAAGTCAGTTCCAATTTTGAACGGGCGCTGTTCTATGCCTACGATCAGGATGGCGGGACGGTTGCTGGGCAGATGGAAGACCTGAAATCAGGCGGCTTCACCATCAGCCAGGGGGCCTATCAGGCGCTCAAGGAAACCTACAAATCGGGGCGCGCATCCGAAAAAGAAACCGCGACAGCGATCAAGACCTATGTGGCAAAACACGGCGAATTGCTTTGCCCGCATTCCGCCGTGGGCGTCCACGTGGCCGAGGCGCATCAAGGCAGCACACCGATGGTCACGCTCGCAACAGCGCACCCCGCCAAATTCCCGGCGGCTGTCGAAGCCGCGACAAACATCCATCCCCCCTTGCCCCCACGCATGGCAGACCTGTATGAGCGTTCAGAACGCATCACGCGCGTCGCCAACGACCTGTCAGCCATACAAACCATCATCCGGGATCGCATCAATTGA
- a CDS encoding M16 family metallopeptidase, with product MTIQTHTLSNGLRIVTEHMPGLHSASIGIWVGAGGRHERVEQNGIAHFLEHMAFKGTKTRSALQIAEAIEDVGGYINAYTSREMTAYYARVLENDVALGLDVIADILLNPVFDPDEIEVERGVILQEIGQALDTPDDVIFDWLQEVAYPDQALGRTILGASERVSSFNREDLSHFVGEHYGPNQMILSAAGGIDHDAIVRQAEDLFGHLERVKPAAVIQPAAFGGGEKRMTKDLEQVHFALALEGPNYRDPAIYTAQIYATAMGGGMSSRLFQEIRENRGLCYTIFAQAGAYEDTGLTTIYAGSSAEQIGQLAEITVDEMKRAADDMTDEEVARARAQMKAGLLMGLESPSNRGERLARLLSIWDRIPPLEETIAHVDGVTTQDVRNFAGHMAGNAGAAMALYGPASNAPTLEALRARLAA from the coding sequence TTGACCATCCAAACGCACACCTTGTCCAACGGTCTGCGGATCGTGACCGAACACATGCCGGGGCTGCATTCTGCCAGCATCGGCATCTGGGTCGGGGCGGGTGGACGCCACGAACGGGTCGAACAGAATGGAATCGCGCATTTCCTTGAACACATGGCGTTCAAGGGCACCAAGACGCGCAGCGCCTTGCAGATCGCCGAGGCGATCGAGGACGTGGGCGGCTATATCAACGCCTATACCTCGCGCGAGATGACAGCCTACTACGCGCGTGTGCTGGAAAACGACGTGGCACTCGGGCTGGATGTCATCGCAGATATCCTGCTGAACCCTGTCTTTGACCCCGACGAGATCGAAGTCGAACGGGGCGTGATCCTGCAGGAAATCGGTCAGGCGCTTGATACGCCAGACGATGTGATTTTCGACTGGCTGCAAGAAGTCGCCTATCCCGATCAGGCGCTGGGCCGGACTATCCTTGGCGCATCCGAACGGGTCAGCAGTTTCAACCGCGAAGACCTGTCGCACTTTGTGGGTGAACACTACGGACCCAACCAGATGATCCTGTCCGCGGCGGGTGGGATCGACCATGATGCAATCGTGCGGCAGGCCGAAGACCTGTTTGGGCATCTTGAACGGGTAAAACCGGCAGCCGTGATCCAACCTGCGGCATTCGGCGGCGGTGAAAAGCGGATGACAAAGGATCTCGAACAGGTGCATTTCGCGCTTGCTCTCGAAGGTCCGAACTACCGCGACCCTGCGATCTATACCGCGCAGATCTATGCCACAGCCATGGGCGGCGGCATGTCTTCGCGGCTGTTTCAGGAAATCCGTGAAAACCGCGGGCTTTGCTACACGATCTTCGCGCAGGCAGGAGCCTACGAAGATACGGGACTCACGACGATCTACGCGGGCAGCAGCGCCGAACAGATCGGCCAGCTTGCCGAAATCACTGTGGACGAAATGAAACGCGCCGCCGATGACATGACCGACGAAGAAGTCGCGCGCGCGCGGGCGCAAATGAAAGCGGGTCTGCTGATGGGGCTGGAAAGCCCGTCCAACCGGGGCGAACGACTGGCGCGTCTGTTGTCGATCTGGGACCGCATTCCGCCGCTCGAAGAAACCATCGCCCACGTCGACGGTGTGACAACGCAGGACGTGCGCAACTTTGCAGGCCACATGGCTGGCAATGCAGGCGCGGCGATGGCGCTTTACGGACCAGCATCCAACGCGCCCACGCTGGAGGCGCTGCGGGCAAGGTTAGCTGCCTGA
- a CDS encoding GNAT family N-acetyltransferase: MLGTRRKVKLETERMTLRPPMHGDFRQWSALRRESESFLSPWEPTWARDHLSRKAFTNRVYWAQRSIANGTAVPLFLIRREDQALLGAITLDHIRRGPAQAGTTGYWIGEPFARHGYMREAIEAVVHHAFNTLDLSRIEAGCLPENTPSRRLLEQCGYKYEGVAQSYLQINGRWRNHVLYANLRHDRRGKTDVG; this comes from the coding sequence ATGCTCGGCACACGGCGTAAGGTCAAACTCGAAACAGAACGGATGACGCTGCGCCCACCGATGCACGGTGATTTCCGGCAATGGTCAGCCCTGCGGCGCGAAAGCGAAAGCTTTCTCAGCCCGTGGGAACCGACATGGGCGCGTGACCACCTTTCACGCAAGGCATTCACCAACCGCGTCTACTGGGCGCAACGCTCTATCGCGAACGGTACGGCGGTGCCGTTGTTCCTGATCCGGCGTGAAGATCAGGCGCTGCTTGGGGCAATCACGCTGGATCACATCCGGCGCGGTCCGGCACAGGCGGGGACGACGGGTTACTGGATCGGCGAACCCTTCGCCCGTCACGGCTACATGCGCGAAGCGATCGAGGCCGTCGTGCATCACGCTTTCAACACGCTTGATCTGTCACGGATCGAGGCAGGGTGCCTACCCGAAAATACACCGTCTCGGCGGTTGCTCGAACAGTGCGGCTACAAATACGAAGGCGTCGCGCAAAGCTATCTGCAAATCAACGGTCGCTGGCGCAATCACGTGCTTTACGCGAACCTGCGCCATGACAGACGGGGCAAGACCGACGTCGGCTGA